The region catggagcacattcacaatgtttttcacatatcaatgcttaagaaatataatctagactccagacatgtaatagaatatgagccaatagaacttcaagcagatttatcatatgtagagagtccgatagagattctagaggaaagagagaaagtattgagaaataaagtggtaaaattagtaagagtattgtggagaaacccaaaggttgaagagtcaacctgggagttagaaagtgatatgagagaaaagtaccctcatttattttcttagagattctgaggacagaatccttttaaggggggaagaatgtaatatccgggatatatcgtgtaattatttttgctattatataattattatgtgtgttcagtatctattctgtgagttaattgttaagtgttatctatacttgaatattcaaaaaaataatattaattgagtattttaatttttatatgtccaaaataaaatatagataattgtcatatcttcctaattatttttatgttggtttatggatttataagaatcatatgaaatttctaaaatctttttccgggtaattaaaatctatttttataaaaacgggaaccaaccgacgtcaaccgttgttacgtttttggaacccgaaactctttcgagaactccttcctaacctaattgtaatattccgagcatattccatctttcgactttttcgatccggcgtacggtttgtcctgcgcgggtcccggcgcaacattttcgatacaatattcgtttcggtaaatcaataaaacccgtattttcgataaacgggagctttttattaaactatcataattatcacttcgtaatacgtgtaaccaggcgctgagatcaagaccgcagtacaaattatactgatttggataattatcccgaaaaccgataccgtttggatcagtttttacaaataaacgtaccgttttatatccggaatgatccaacgggatactaattttccgtaattataaatagccttttaccgtaatttatttggtatcaaaatcatttgcagacagataattatataattttcagagaaaaaccctaatttcctaaaactgttctaagaatcaaacaagcatttggaggtgttattgaattcggtttggaaagctcgagtaaccaatctgaaggtcttgaagagctctaccagattctgtaatacacctgcagaaatcaaggttatttttctaaaaatttatttattttcgaatttattttattaaaaatatgaatttttgctcggatgattgtttgtatgatttgatgattgcatgttgtagagcttgttttcctgatgattttcatatgtcatacgtctgatttggagttcaataacatgttcaaatttgagtttgattttcgaattttaaaattagggtttataacccgtatgaatgttcttaattgaaatttgggggtttcttattctgtgatagattgatgtgtgttatagtgggttgtgttatctgtgaaatttgcaatctagtcgtataagtttcatgaaccaacgaggtctgtagagaagggagttgtgttttgaagttttccgatgttcgccggaaactggaaaatttcacggccaaattccggccaactcagggattgttaggatgaattgattgcatggttgtgttcctggtgttgtgtagatgtgatctggaggtgatggtggcctgagcatccctgaaacgtgttctccggccatccccgactgttttccggcgaccccctggaaaattacagtttagtacctatagttttgaaaacgatgcagtttggtccctgtagtttccagactttgcaaaaattggatttctgttttaaaaatgtttaaaaatcatatttcctatttatttttattataaaaattcgtttttaatttctgaaaattctaaaaattattattttaattctgaaaattatttttaattcacaaataaatctaaattaattagttaattaatttcagttaatttctaattgattaattggtcaattaagtcgaaaattaattgattaattaatttaattaattattaattgattttaattaattatttaataacatttaattatttaaaaatgatttaaaaattctgaaaaatagtttcgagctttaaaatattattctaaattatttccaaggctcgataattattctaaaattatttcggagccagaattggccaaccgaaccctgtttattaacccgaaattgatccaacgacccgttttaataccgaaaaatgttttaaaaatcattttaaataacagaaagcctatttatgacctgagacttctttataaataatatatcattgattacgtgatgtattatgtgctatatgtgacttgttaattgactatcagtctatatattcggtgtttacttgattattgcataactttcaatccgttaatcggatttggataaaatgaagggtagatagaagtatgtgttgaatagaattacatgagtaaattattgatagatgcttatgatatgtgagcagaagaggcaagacgtaggaaagggaaacagatagttgaggagtaagacgcttgtgattggaagcgagtgcagtaagctaatatcaggcaagtattccgaactttctcgaaatattgtaatacgtgatagtcttgttgatattgcaagtgctttgaagcactgaaacctaaaccctgattccagttattgttcttgagccatgaaccttattctttctagaccattgattgttgtatacccaaacacgaacctcaagtatacgatactactccacaaatacatgcaaacaaaatcccaaacactgaactgaattacttgtacattcaatcattgtatcctatgcattgaaagcccaaatctttgaaaccctgaaatgttgatttctttgttatccaattctttcattacccagcacccaagcttttaaattgccttattgatccttacaaggattgaaaccctttcattgttaaacatttattgttgttaatgatttcggttattgtttattattgcatattctgttattatgttagaattggattgtttttataaaattgtggaccagattcgtggtcagaccatataatggtcaagttaggccaatatgtgccttggatccagtagttagagcaatgttgtgtgccttgctcggggttagtacgtgactgatcagcagcctaaccttggtttttaaattaaaagtataatatccaattctaaatcataatccattgttcacttgatatcataatcatattcacctgatgatcattattctcagttttttcattgtgacttgctgagctagttagctcatttgtgcgatgttgtttatattctttccagttaaaaaggaaccagttggtagcaaggatccccagtccagtgcgagagctaggggttcaggttgagaaagctgagctagtaggcttcttttgggataatttaagtttgtaaaagtttgtaataatatttaatactcattttgagtttgaaatagttgggatttgaacggtttgtaatatattagtgtgtttggcttgtgtgcatactttaacctgctgcggtccgtggtggttggtaagtagggtcactgcatatattattattatctttattattgttataagcaggttataattaaggtgtgtgtatggaccccaaacttctgacccgggtttggagggtgccacaggtttgatatcagagctacaggttataagtcactgacacaagcctagattgacgggaatgggtagagggatatgattagaagtaaggtataggatgatagaacgtcgagaggttgagtgttatggtataaccggtattagtatagtttgcgtcgtggtacgagattcttatattacgatatgatttcagatagcagagatggccgactcttttattctcgtatcagctgatcactcagagccttcagttggaacaccagcatcggatccacgtcctgttataATATCATTGCATATCTTCTCTAACGTTCCTGCATATAACAAATAACAAATATCATTACTAAAAAATAGGAGAAGGTGGTTCCACAACTTACTCAACCTTACTTACAGTTATCTACAGAAAACACCAAGTCTTTGCTATTTATTGGCAGTCAACTAACAaatgaaaataataaattaagCTAACACATAACAAATTCCTCCCCTCTTATTAAAACCTGACCTTGTCCTCAAGGCTGTGTTCCGGAAACTGGACTTTCATCATCTCCAAATCCGGAAACTGGACTTTCATCATCTCCAAATCTTCCAAAGTCGACTCAGCTCGGGATAAACCACGCCAATGAACTAGAACTTCTTTCACACCTTTTCGAGCTCTATAATCCAGAACAACTTGAGGCATTGGATAAAGAGACCCATCATCATCTTTGATAGCTCGAAACTCTGTCTACACTTCAATTTTGTCTCCAACTTTTTTCTTTAATAAGTAAACATGGAACACACGATGTATTCGAGACTCTTTCGGCAATTCCAACTTATAAGGAATAACGCCATTTTTTTGTCAATTTTAAATGGACCATAGATTTTGGAGATAGCTTCATATTTTTCCTCATTGCAACTGAAGCTTGACGAAATAGCTGCAATGTAAATAAACCAATCCCCCTCTACAAACTCCCTATCTCTATGGTGGCTATCATAAACCTTCTTAATTCATGATTGAGCTTCTTGTAAAGTGGTCCTCAAATCTTTTATAACTTGATCACGAGCCACCAGTTCTTTCTCTACAGAATCTACCTTTGCCATGCCTGGGATATAAGATAACAAGTTGGGAGGAGGCCTACCATACACTACTTCAAACGATGCTGAATGGAAGCTCATATTATAACAATATTCTGCCCATGGCAGCCACTGGCTCGATTTCTTTGGTTTTGAACTTgtaaaacaccgtaaatacatTTTGAGTCTACGATTAACAACCTCACACTATCCATCTGTTTATGGGTGATACGCAAAACTAAAGCTGAAACTGGTGCCATTTAGCTTAAATAACTCTGAACAAAACAAGCTAGTAAAAGTATCATCACGATCACACATAATGGACTTTGGTATCCCATGTAATTTAAAGATATTATCAAAAAATATTTATGCAACTCCAGCATCTGTGTAAGGATGAGATAAAGAGATAAAATGTGCATATTTGGACAACCGATCAACTACCACAAAAATTGTAGTTTTACCTTTAGACATAGGTAAGCCGCCAATAAAATCCATATACATGTCTTCCCATACGCGTTGTGGAATTGGAAGTGGTTGGAGTAACCCCGCTGGAGACAAATGTACAGATTTGTGTCTTTGGCAAATGTCGCAAGATGCAATGAACTTTCGAACCTTATGCCGCATTCTTGGCCAGTAAAAATCTGCTCGTATCCTCAGAAGAGTTTTCTGGTAACCGTCATGAGTGCTGTTGTGAAATTGTACCAATATAGCATCAATTAAAGGAGAATTTTTAGAAAGGTAAATCCTCtctttataaaaaataatgtCGTTGCTGAATTTCTACGGTCCCAACACCTCCCCATCTATAATACGTTTAGCTTGTTCCTACAATGCTAAACTGGATGTCACTTCATTCTGAATGGCCTTTACAAAATCAAGAATCAGTTGACTAATAGCTACAAGTTCTCCACTTTCTGCATTCACACTTTTTTTATAATCATTCCTTCTCGAGAGAGCATCATCAACCGGATTCTCTTTTCCCTTTTTGTATTCGATCACGAAATCAAAACCCAACAATTTATATAACCACCGTTGTTGAGATAGTGTCGTAAACTTTTGACTCCACAAAATTACAAGCTTCGATGATTTGTCCTAACTACAAAAGATCTTCCCAGTAAATATGGCCGCCATTTTTGAACTTCTAATACTAAAGCCAGAATCTCCTTCTCATATGTGGACATCAGCATATTTTTTCCTTAAAGCTCGACTAAAGAAGGCTATTGGACGCTCTTGAAGGAGAACAACTCCCACACCTGAACCACTTGCATCACATTCAATAATAAATTGTTTGGAGAAGTCGGGTAAAGCTAAAACATGAGCATTTGTCATCGCTTTTTTCAGTTGTACAAATGAAGTTTCTGCTGCACTTAACTAAAGAAAAAAATCTTTTTTAAGCAATTTTGTGAGTGGCGCGGCTATTTTTCCATAATTGTGAATGAACTTTTTATAATAACCTGTCAACCCAAAGAACCCACGTAATGCCTTTAGGGACGTGGGTGTTGGCCAGCTTACCATAACATCAAATTTTTCAGGATCCACAAATACCCCTGAATTTGATATCACATGACCAAGATAATGAACTTGGCATTTGCCAAACTCACATTTTTCTTGCCTGACATACAGTTCATTTGTTCACAGGATAGAAAATATGAGCTCTAGATGATGCATATGTTCAATCCATGATTTACTATAACTAATATGTCATCGAAAAAAACTAGAACAATTTTGCGTAAATATTTCTTAAATACCTCGTTCATAAGAGCTTGAAATGATGACGAAGCGTTGGTAAGACCAAATGGCATGACTAAAAATTCATAGTTTCCATGATGAGTTCGAAATGCAGTCTTCTCAATATCAGATGGATGGACTCGAATTTGATGATAGCCGGAATGAAGGTCTAACTTTGAAAAGAATTTGCTTCCGTGTAACTTATCTAGAAGTTCATCAATAACAGGAATAAGGAATTTGTCCTTTATTGTAATGCTATTTAAGGCTCGATAATCAACGCACATTCTCCAGGAACCATCATGTTTTTCTACCAAAATAACCGGTAAAGAATACAGATTATTACTTGGTCGAATAACACTAGTAGCAAGCATTTCCTCAACCAGTTTCTCTATTGCTGTCTTCTGAAAGTACGGGTACTTATATAGTTTAACTAATACAGGACCCTTAACAGGTTGTAAAGGAATTCGTTGATCTTGTTCAGGTCGAGGAGGAAGACATGTAGGGATTTTAGAACATTGCTATATTTTTGAAGTAACTCTGTAATCTGTAGAGGAACATGAGAGTTGTCTGGAACTGATGAGGATGTCTTTAAAGAATAAAAT is a window of Apium graveolens cultivar Ventura chromosome 11, ASM990537v1, whole genome shotgun sequence DNA encoding:
- the LOC141695764 gene encoding uncharacterized protein LOC141695764 encodes the protein MEIEDNMVGQNAKIYLHAMAEIHSSDIMRVMGSWRNKKKTAIEKLVEEMLATSVIRPSNNLYSLPVILVEKHDGSWRMCVDYRALNSITIKDKFLIPVIDELLDKLHGSKFFSKLDLHSGYHQIRVHPSDIEKTAFRTHHGNYEFLVMPFGLTNASSSFQALMNEGKENPVDDALSRRNDYKKSVNAESGELVAISQLILDFVKAIQNEVTSSLAFTHDGYQKTLLRIRADFYWPRMRHKVRKFIASCDICQRHKSVHLSPAGLLQPLPIPQRVWEDMYMDFIGGLPMSKGKTTIFVVVDRLSKYAHFISLSHPYTDAGVA